From the Ilumatobacteraceae bacterium genome, the window GGCGTGACCGGTTGGCCCGCGCCAACGCTCCCTGCACGGCGGTGCGGGTGCGGTCGGTCAGGCGGGCTTCGAGATCGGCCAACACCCGGGCGACGACCATCCGAGCGGTCGCGCGGGTCTCGTCGGGCAGCAGGTGGTTCAGCTCGACCAGCAGCGTCACCAGGTGGATGTCGGGCTCGATCGACTCGAGCAGTTCGGGCTCGAGCAGGAGTTGGCGGAGGTCGAGCCGTTCGATCGCGTCGCGCTGCATCACCTGCACGACCGGCTTCGGGAAGTAGGTGCGGATGTCGCCGAGCCATCGGGCCACACGCGGCGCGCTGCGGCCGAGTCCGCCCGAACGACCGGCGCCGCGGCCACCCGACCGCCGTCGACCATCGTGGTCGTAGACGGCGGCCATCGCCGCGTCGACACGGAGGTCGTCGCCGCCGAGTTCGCCGCCGGTGCCGTCGGCCTCTCCCCCACCGAGCACGAGCCGCCACCTGCGCAACCGTTCGGTCTCGGAGACCCGGGCGAGGTCGCCGGTCACGACGCCTCCACCGGGAGGCCCAGCAGGTGGCGAACGGTGACGAGGGCTGCAGCGGCCCGAGCGTCGTCATGGCCGGGGCCGAACCCGACGAGCACCTCACGTTCTTCACCGGCGACCAGGCGCCCGAGCTGCCGACGCTCAGCCGACTCGAACGCGCCGAACGTGCGCCGCAGCAGTGGGACGGTCTCGTCGAACGCGTCGGGGTCGAGCGACGAGAGCCACCGGTCGACGACCGAACGGAGTTCGGCGTCGTGCACGAGCACGGTGCCGCTGCCGGCGAGGAACCCCTCGACGAAGGCTGCGCCGACGGCGGGCGCGGTGCCGTACGACAGTGCTCGCCCCAGGCGCAGCTCGACCTGGCGGGCCGACCAGTGGCCGGTGTCATGGAGGATGCGCGTCGCCCGCCCGTGGACACGACCGTGACCGCGGCCGTGACCACGCTCCTCACTCAGTTGCTCGAGGACCTGCGGGAACGCCCGGTGACGGGCCGGGTGATCGACCAATGCCAGCGCCTGGTGGACTCCGCTGAGCCGCTCGACCATCAGCGCGGCTGCGTCGTCGTCGAGCGAAGCGCACGCGGGGACCACGCCGGCCAGGACGCGCACGACCAGCCCGTCGAAGACCGACGCGACCGCCTCGGCGTCGGTCGCTCGGACGTCGCCGTACCGACGCGCCTCGGCGAGCGGGCCGAGGGCCGCCATCAGCTGCGCGGTGTCGGGATCGTCGGCAGCACGGGTCGCCAACACGCCGACGATCGGGTCGACGGCGTCGGGCAGTGCGGCGAGCAGCGCCTGGTCGAGCACGGTCGCGATCTCGACGAGGCCGGCAGCATCGTGGGCCCGCTCGACCAGGCGAGTCGTCGCCGCCTGCTCGACGGTGGTGCCGTAGGCGGCGTATTCGATGACACGGATCGACCACTCGGGCCGCCACGCCACCCGCCACGTCTCACGGAACGTACCGCTGCTGCCGCGCCCGTCTTCGAGCGTGCCCCACGGGACCCCGATCGCGGCGAGTTGGTGGAGCAGGTGCGAGCGCCGGAGACCGTTCGGTGTGCGGAGATCGAGTTCGACCGTGTGCTCGTCGGGTTCGGGCTTCAGGCGTGCCGACCGTTGCCGGGCGGCCAGGTCGCGTGCGAGGGGCACCTGGGGAGCGTCGTCGGGCACCGACCCGATCGCGCTCCCGACCACCAGCCGTCGTCGCACGAGCGGCAGCCCGCCCATCACGGCGTCGGCGGCGTCGAGCACCTCGGACAACCCGGGGCGCGGCCGGCCGCGGATCGTCGCCAGCGTGTCGGCCATGCGGGTCGCGGCGATCAGGTGATCGGGTGACGCCGACATGTCGGCGGCGCGGAGCACGCGCGCCGCGTCGACGAAGAAGCGAGCGACACCGTCGGACCCCGGATGTCGGAACACGTGGTCGTACCACCCGGGGCTCGCCACACCGGCGCCGTACCCCGTCGCCGTCGCGAGCCGCTCGTGCGTCCAGGGCACCCAGCTGACCGCCACCTTGACCTTGGGCAATCCGCGCAACGTGGCTGCGTCGGTGGTGGCGGTGGGCGCACCGGACGCACCGGGGTCGAGCACCGGCACGTGCCAGGCCCCGCACACGACGACGATCGTGTCATGGCCGTCCTTGCGAGCGGCTCGGATGCGCTTGCGCATGTGGGCCTCGCGTCGCAGCTCGGAGGTCGACGGGACGGTGCCGGACCGGACCGCCGCCATCGCCTCGGCCACCGCCTCGAACGCGACCAGACCGTCGCCGCGGTGCTCGATCACGTCGTCCCACCATCGCTCGGCGTCGGGTTCGCCGGCCGCCGCCGCCAGCGCTCCGAGCGGGTCGACCGGCGCACCGCCGGCGAGCAGCGCCTCGTCGTCGGAGGTCTGCGCCAGGCTGTTGGCCAGCGGCAGGTCGATCGCCTCGACGGGAACGTCCCGCTCGTTCGCCCATGCGATCGCCTGCCACTCGGGACTGAACGACGCCAGCGGGGCGAAGACGGCCCGACGCGGCGTGTCGACGACGTGCCCGAGCAACGCCACCGGCGGCTCGAGGCCCGGGTCGCCGACCCACCGGAACGCCGACGTCGTCTCGAACGGCGACTCGACCAGCACGATCGACGGCCGGAGTTCGTCGAGCGCTCGGATCACCGAACGCGCCGAACCCGGGCCGTGGTGTCGGATCCCGAGCAGGTGGAGGCCCATCGTCGGCGCCGTCAGTCGAGCGCGCGGCAGGCGTCGTAGAAGTCGCCCCAGCCGTCGCGGTCGGCGACGACCGCCTCGAGGTATTCGCGCCAGGCGATGCCGTCGTGGACCGGGTCGCGCACGACCGTGCCCACGACACCGGCCGCGACGTCGTCGGCCGAGAGCTCGCCGTCGCCGAAGTGCGCAGCGAGCGAGAGACCGTTGGTGACGACCGAGATCGCCTCGGCGGTGGAGAGGGTGCCGCTGGGCACCTTGAGGCTGGTGCCGCCGTCACCGGTGACACCTGCTCGCAACTCGCGGAACACGGTGACGACGCGCCGGATCTCGTCGGCGGCCGGTGTGAGCGGTGGCAACGACAGCGCGGCGCCCAGCTCGTTGACACGTTGCGACACGATCGCGATCTCTTCGTCGGCCGTCTCGGGCAACGGCAGGACCACGGTGTTGAACCGTCGACGCAGGGCCGACGACAGATCGTTGACGCCGCGATCGCGGTCGTTGGCGGTGGCGATCACGTTGAAGCCCCGCGTGGCGGCGATCTCGGAGTTGAGCTCGGGGACCGGCATCGACTTCTCGGACAGGGCGGTCACCAGCGCGTCCTGCACGTCGGACGGCATCCGGGTGAGTTCTTCGACGCGGGCGATCGACCCGAGCTGCATCGCCCGGTAGATCGGACTGGGCACGAGCGCCGCCTCCGACGGGCCCTCGGCCAGGAGCCGCGCATAGTTCCAGCCGTACCGGAGGGTCTCCTCGGTGGTGCCGGCCGTTCCCTGGACCAGCAGCGTCGAGTCGCCGCTGATCGCCGCCGCCAGGTGCTCGCTCACCCAGGTCTTGGCCGTGCCGGGCACACCGAGCAGGAGCAGCGCACGGTCGGTGGCGAGCGTGGCCACCGCGATCTCCATCAGGCGCCGCCGACCGACGTACTTGGGCACGATCACCGTCCCGTCGGCCAGTTCGCCGCCGACGAGGTAGGTGACGACCGCCCAGGGTGAGAGCCGCCAGTTGGGGGGCCGCTCCCGGTCGTCGGCCGCGTCGAGCGCCGCCAACTCGGCGGCGTACTGTTCCTCGGCGTGCGGCCGGAGGATCTGGTCGGTGTCAGCCATCGGCCCCGACGTTAGCGACGGGGTGTCACGCATCGGGTCGGGCACGCGAGACTTGCGCCATGACGACACCGGCGCATCGGTCCTGCGAGTCGGTCGAGGAGTTCGCGCTGTCGCTCCCCGAGGCCTGGCCCGACACCCCGTGGGGCGACCGGGTGGTCAAGGTCGGCAAGAAGATCTTCCTGTTCGTCAGCGGTCCCGACGCCGAGCGTCCCGTCGTGACCGTCAAGTTGCCCGAGTCGAGAGATCACGCCCTGTCGTACCCCGAGGCCTTCCCCACGCGCTACGGGCTCGGCAAGCACGGTTGGGTCACGATCTTCGTCGACGCCGTCCCGGAGGAGGAGCACGAGGTGCTCATCGACTTCACCGAGGAGAGCTACCGGGCGGTCGCGACCAAGACGCTCGTGAAACGCCTCGACGCCGAACTCGCCGACGACTGACGACGGACGGCCGACGGAGGGCCGACTGACGGCCGACGGCCGACTGACGACTGACCCAGCGGTCGAGGCCCACCGAGGCGAGCAACCGACAAACCTCCGGCGATCCGTCGGCGCTGCCGACCTACCGTTGGCGGATGCACCTCGCCGACCGCATGCACCTGCCGGAGGGATACCGGGCCCGGCCGTACCGCGGACCCGCCGACCACGGCGACATGACCGGCGTCCTCGTCGCGTACCGCGAACATCTCGGTGACCCCGAGTACCCGACCGTGGAACAGCTCGACGCGTCGTATGCCCATCTGATCGACTGCGACCCGAACCTCGACATCGTCGTGATCGAACACGCCGGCACCATCGTCGGGTACGTCCGTGTGAGCCGCACCGAGGACGAGGACGGCACGACCAACTGCATCCTGTTCGCTCCCATCCGACCCGACCATCTCGACCGCCGACTGTTCGACGTCGTCGCCGACGCGCAGGAAGCCCACATGCTCACGTGGCTCGCGTCCGGCACACCGGCCCGGTTCCGAGCGTTCGCGGCCCATCCGGGTCCCGGTCGTGCGCCGACAGATGAGGCCGAGTGGCTCGAGGCTCGCGGCTTCACGGCGGTCGAGTGGGGTGCGTCGCTGGTACGACCCCACCTCGACGAGATCCCCGATCTGGCGTTACCGAACGGCGTCGTCACCCGCCCGGTCCGGCCCGACGAGCGGCGAGCGATCTGGGAGGCCCACCTGGAGGCATTCCGCGGCGAATGGGACTTCGAGGAACCGACGCCCGAGATGGTGGACGCCGAGCTGGCCGAGCCGTACATCGACCACACCCTCTGGAAGGTCGCCTGGGTCGACGAGCCGGACGGTGAGGTCGTCGGTCAGGTGAAGTCGTTCATCAACACCGAGGAGAACGAGCAGCGGGGATACCGGCGCGGGTACACCGAACAGATCTCGACGCACCCGGCCTGGCGGAACCGTGGCATCGCCGGGGCGCTGCTGGCGATGAGTCTTCGTGAGCTCCGCGACCGCGGCATGACCGAGGCGGCGCTCGGCGTCGACACCAACAACCCGGGCGGCGCGTTCCAGCTCTACACGAGGCTCGGGTTCGAACTCCGCGCCTACGAGGCCGTGTATTCGAAGGACGTCGTGCCGAGCGAGGTGTGATGTCGAGCGAGGTGTGATGTCGGGTCAGACGAAGACGATCTGAGCGCCTTCCGACAGCTCCATGAACTCGCTGACGTTGATCACATCGAGCACCTCGTCGAACAGATCATCCTGCTCGAGACCCATCATGTCGACCGACATCTGACACGCCCAGAGTTGGGCGCCCATGTCGACGAGCATCTGGAGGAACTCGGGAACTTCCGGCACATCGAGGTCGGCGATCTGCTTCTTCAACATCTTGGTCGCGAAGCCGGCCTCCCCGGCAGGCCGGCGAGGCCCTGGGGCATGTGCTTGTCCGACAGCTTGCCCATGCCGGGGGGCATGTGCATCGCCGCGTTGCCGAGCGGCGTGAACTTCAGGTCGCCCATCGTCTTCTTGTTGATCATGTCGAGGCCCCAGAAGGTGAAGAAGATGTGGGTCTCGATCCCCTCCCCGAGCGCACCGTTGGCCATGATCAGCGCCGGGTACGCCATGTCGAGGTTGCCCTTCGAGCAGACGAAGCAGATCTTGCGATCGCTGTCGCCGTCGCCGAAGTCCGGCACCTTGGGCACGTCGTCGGGAACGGTGTCGGGGTTGTTGGTGGCGGTCTGGGTGGTGGTGGTCTCGGTGGTGGTGGTCTCGGTGGTGGTCATCATGCGACTCCTTCGGTCGTGGCGTCCTCAGACGCAACCCTTCGGCTTGGGCAGCCCGGCGATGTAGGCCATCTTCTTGGCGGGCTTCTTCGGGAACAGGACGAACAGCTGCTTGGTGGGGATGCCGCCGACCTTCGTCACCCGCCGGATGGTCGCCGTCTCACCCTGCTCGGCGAAGTCGCTGCGCAGGAATCGGACGGCCGCCCAGTGATCGTCGGTCAGCTCGTCGATGCCGATCATCGAGGCGAGCTCGCGCCCGATGTCCTCGTTCCACTCGTCGTACTCGGTCATGAAGCCTTCGTCGTTGACGCTGACCGTCTGACCGGCGATGGTTGCCGTGCTCATGTCACGTCTCCTTTCACATCGTCGCCGGGTCTCGGCGTGGTCGTTGGGGTTCCGGGCCGCCGATCGGCGTGTGGGCCGGTCTCGACGGCGACGGATCGCAGCGTGTGGAGGGCTCTGGCCATGCCGCGGCGGACATCGGGGTCGCGCAGTTGCCGGCCGAGCGCCCACAGACTCGGCGGCTCCTCCGTCTCCCAGCCGACCGCCTCCTGTTCGGCGTGGACCGCCTCGACCATGCGCGACACGAACGCGAGCATCTCGGGTCGTGTGACCTCGCGCAGCGCTTCGAGCATCGCCACGACGTTGTCGCCGAGTTGCTCGACGTCGTGTTCGTCGAAGTTCGTGACCACCCGGTCGGCGACACCGACCGCTGCGCCGGCGAATCCGAAGTAGCCCTTGCGGTCAGCCACGTCGAGACCGTCGACCACACGGGCCATGACGTCCGGCCCGAGCTCGGTGAGGTCGGCCACGAGGTCGGAGACCATGCGCAGGTTGGTCAGGCCCGACAGTTGATCGGTGAGGTGATCGATCTTGGCCTCGAGCACGTCGAGGCGCTCGGCGGGGATGTCGACACGGGTGTCGGTCGCGCTCATGACGTCACCTCGGCGAGGACACGCTGCTTGCCGGCCATCGACATCTGCGCCGGGATCGGCAGCTCACGCCCCGGCAGCAGCACGTTCCAGTACGTCCACTTGAACATCAGCTTCCCCCAGTGGTTCGCCGCGGTCTCCTCGAGGAGCGAGAACGGACCGATCCCCGGCAGCGGGTACTTCCCGGGCAGCGGCTCGACGTCGTAGTTGAAGTCGATCAACAATCCCTTGCCGTTGCCCGACTCGATGAAACAGTTGGCATGACCGTCGAACTTGCCGGTCATCGGCTTGCCGGCGATGTGCTGCACGAAGTTGTCGACGAAGACGTCGACGGCGAAGTGGGCGACCGACCCCGCCTTCGAGGTCGGGATGTTCGATGCATCACCGAGGGCGAAGATGTTGTCGTGGCCGTCGGCGAGGAACGTGAACTTGTCGACCTCGACGTGGTTCAACTCGTCGCCGAGCCCCGACCGTTCGACGAAGTCGGCGCCCATGTTGACCGGCACGGTGACGAGGAGGTCGTAGGGGACCTCACGATCGTCGTAGCTGACGAGCGTGTTGCGGTCGCCGTCGACCTCCATCGTCATGAAGTCGGGTTCGACCGCGATGTCGCGGTGGTCGAGCATGTCGCCCAGGTGTTTGGCGGCGACCGGCTTCGTGAACGCCCCGTCGAGCGGGGTCACGTAGGTCAGCTCGACCCGGTCTCGCATCCCGCGCTCGGTGAAGAACGCGTCGGCCAGGAACATGAACTCGAGCGGGGCGACCGGGCACTTGATCGGCATCTCGACGATGTTGAGCACGAGTCGTCCGCCCTCCCATCCGTCGAGCACCTCGGCGAGACGTGTCGCCCCCTCGAACGTGTAGAAGTCGTGGATCGTCACGCCGTAGTCGTCGCCGTCGAGTCCCGGCGTCTGGTCGCGGCGTGGGCTGGTTCCGGTCGCGATGATCAGCTGGTCGTAGCGGAGCTCGCGGCCGTCGGCGAGCATCACGACCGATTCGTCGGCCCGCACCAGGTCGACCTCGCCCAGCAGGACCTCGACGCCGTCGCAGATGAGCTGCGACGTCGGTCTGACGACCTCGTCGGGCCGGTAGGTCCCGAACGGGATGAACAGGTAACCGGGCTGGTAGTGGTGCTCCGGCGTCGAGTCGACGATCGTGATCGACCACTCGTCGGTCGGGAGCAGGGGCCGCAACTTGTTCACGGCCATCGTCCCGGCGGTGCCGGCTCCGAGCACGAGCAGCTGACGCATGGTGCATCCCTCCTTGGGATTCGCCGAGATCGGTCGGCGTCAACACCGACCGGCCTCTCCCTCGCAGTGTGCGCCGCCGCACCGGCGCGGGTCAGGGGCGAAGGTCCCGAGCGGGCCAGCCGATCAGACTTGAGCGCCGAGCGCCGTCAACATGCGGTGCCGGAGGCGGGCGAGGTCGCCGAGCGCCAGGGCGAGGCCGACGCCGGTCCGGTCGAGTGCGGCGGCCGCGTCGAGCAACACCGCCGGCCGGCAGCGCGCCACCAGGTTGACGAGCACGGCCTGGTGTGCCGCACCGAAGCTCGCCGACGTGAAGCCCTGTGCGAGCCGCGTCGAGAAGGTGTGCGCGTCGGCGGACAGGAGTTCGGCGAGGTCGGGGGACACCGGGAGCTCGGGGAGCGATGTGACGCTCTCGGCCGATGCCGTGGCCGACGTGGCCGGTGCGAGCCGCTCGAGGTGGTCGGTCAGCCAGCGGGCGGCAGGTCCGGCGGCGAGCGCGACCCGCGCCCGTCGGACCGCATCGGCGCGGTGCCGGAAGAGCAGGTGGGCGAGCGCGTCGGGCGGGACCCGGAGCCCCTGTTCGACCACGGTGAGCACCCATTCGTCCTCGAGCACCGGCCATTCGCTCACGATGTCGTGCCACGCATCGACCGCGGCGGCGCTGCACCACGGCCGCTCGTCGTCGGCCGGTGGTTGCAGCGGTACCGCCGCGGGTCCGGGCACGAACGATGCCCGACGGGCCGCGGCGACCGCACCGACCGCCGCCAGCATCCGAGCGGCATCATCAGGGCGG encodes:
- a CDS encoding GNAT family N-acetyltransferase, producing MHLADRMHLPEGYRARPYRGPADHGDMTGVLVAYREHLGDPEYPTVEQLDASYAHLIDCDPNLDIVVIEHAGTIVGYVRVSRTEDEDGTTNCILFAPIRPDHLDRRLFDVVADAQEAHMLTWLASGTPARFRAFAAHPGPGRAPTDEAEWLEARGFTAVEWGASLVRPHLDEIPDLALPNGVVTRPVRPDERRAIWEAHLEAFRGEWDFEEPTPEMVDAELAEPYIDHTLWKVAWVDEPDGEVVGQVKSFINTEENEQRGYRRGYTEQISTHPAWRNRGIAGALLAMSLRELRDRGMTEAALGVDTNNPGGAFQLYTRLGFELRAYEAVYSKDVVPSEV
- a CDS encoding DUF1641 domain-containing protein produces the protein MSATDTRVDIPAERLDVLEAKIDHLTDQLSGLTNLRMVSDLVADLTELGPDVMARVVDGLDVADRKGYFGFAGAAVGVADRVVTNFDEHDVEQLGDNVVAMLEALREVTRPEMLAFVSRMVEAVHAEQEAVGWETEEPPSLWALGRQLRDPDVRRGMARALHTLRSVAVETGPHADRRPGTPTTTPRPGDDVKGDVT
- a CDS encoding DsrE/DsrF/DrsH-like family protein translates to MLKKQIADLDVPEVPEFLQMLVDMGAQLWACQMSVDMMGLEQDDLFDEVLDVINVSEFMELSEGAQIVFV
- a CDS encoding MmcQ/YjbR family DNA-binding protein, whose protein sequence is MTTPAHRSCESVEEFALSLPEAWPDTPWGDRVVKVGKKIFLFVSGPDAERPVVTVKLPESRDHALSYPEAFPTRYGLGKHGWVTIFVDAVPEEEHEVLIDFTEESYRAVATKTLVKRLDAELADD
- a CDS encoding FAD/NAD(P)-binding oxidoreductase; amino-acid sequence: MRQLLVLGAGTAGTMAVNKLRPLLPTDEWSITIVDSTPEHHYQPGYLFIPFGTYRPDEVVRPTSQLICDGVEVLLGEVDLVRADESVVMLADGRELRYDQLIIATGTSPRRDQTPGLDGDDYGVTIHDFYTFEGATRLAEVLDGWEGGRLVLNIVEMPIKCPVAPLEFMFLADAFFTERGMRDRVELTYVTPLDGAFTKPVAAKHLGDMLDHRDIAVEPDFMTMEVDGDRNTLVSYDDREVPYDLLVTVPVNMGADFVERSGLGDELNHVEVDKFTFLADGHDNIFALGDASNIPTSKAGSVAHFAVDVFVDNFVQHIAGKPMTGKFDGHANCFIESGNGKGLLIDFNYDVEPLPGKYPLPGIGPFSLLEETAANHWGKLMFKWTYWNVLLPGRELPIPAQMSMAGKQRVLAEVTS
- a CDS encoding TusE/DsrC/DsvC family sulfur relay protein — translated: MSTATIAGQTVSVNDEGFMTEYDEWNEDIGRELASMIGIDELTDDHWAAVRFLRSDFAEQGETATIRRVTKVGGIPTKQLFVLFPKKPAKKMAYIAGLPKPKGCV
- a CDS encoding DUF5682 family protein; translated protein: MGLHLLGIRHHGPGSARSVIRALDELRPSIVLVESPFETTSAFRWVGDPGLEPPVALLGHVVDTPRRAVFAPLASFSPEWQAIAWANERDVPVEAIDLPLANSLAQTSDDEALLAGGAPVDPLGALAAAAGEPDAERWWDDVIEHRGDGLVAFEAVAEAMAAVRSGTVPSTSELRREAHMRKRIRAARKDGHDTIVVVCGAWHVPVLDPGASGAPTATTDAATLRGLPKVKVAVSWVPWTHERLATATGYGAGVASPGWYDHVFRHPGSDGVARFFVDAARVLRAADMSASPDHLIAATRMADTLATIRGRPRPGLSEVLDAADAVMGGLPLVRRRLVVGSAIGSVPDDAPQVPLARDLAARQRSARLKPEPDEHTVELDLRTPNGLRRSHLLHQLAAIGVPWGTLEDGRGSSGTFRETWRVAWRPEWSIRVIEYAAYGTTVEQAATTRLVERAHDAAGLVEIATVLDQALLAALPDAVDPIVGVLATRAADDPDTAQLMAALGPLAEARRYGDVRATDAEAVASVFDGLVVRVLAGVVPACASLDDDAAALMVERLSGVHQALALVDHPARHRAFPQVLEQLSEERGHGRGHGRVHGRATRILHDTGHWSARQVELRLGRALSYGTAPAVGAAFVEGFLAGSGTVLVHDAELRSVVDRWLSSLDPDAFDETVPLLRRTFGAFESAERRQLGRLVAGEEREVLVGFGPGHDDARAAAALVTVRHLLGLPVEAS
- a CDS encoding AAA family ATPase, producing MADTDQILRPHAEEQYAAELAALDAADDRERPPNWRLSPWAVVTYLVGGELADGTVIVPKYVGRRRLMEIAVATLATDRALLLLGVPGTAKTWVSEHLAAAISGDSTLLVQGTAGTTEETLRYGWNYARLLAEGPSEAALVPSPIYRAMQLGSIARVEELTRMPSDVQDALVTALSEKSMPVPELNSEIAATRGFNVIATANDRDRGVNDLSSALRRRFNTVVLPLPETADEEIAIVSQRVNELGAALSLPPLTPAADEIRRVVTVFRELRAGVTGDGGTSLKVPSGTLSTAEAISVVTNGLSLAAHFGDGELSADDVAAGVVGTVVRDPVHDGIAWREYLEAVVADRDGWGDFYDACRALD
- a CDS encoding DsrE/DsrF/DrsH-like family protein, coding for MMTTTETTTTETTTTQTATNNPDTVPDDVPKVPDFGDGDSDRKICFVCSKGNLDMAYPALIMANGALGEGIETHIFFTFWGLDMINKKTMGDLKFTPLGNAAMHMPPGMGKLSDKHMPQGLAGLPGRPASRPRC